One region of Eupeodes corollae chromosome 1, idEupCoro1.1, whole genome shotgun sequence genomic DNA includes:
- the LOC129942214 gene encoding sodium/hydrogen exchanger 9B2-like: MLKLKEQKLGLNNGIHTLIYAMTTCNDVVAIFTFGVILGVIFNPGKLSDQILQGPVGIIVGVVYGYVFGLILVYFPSKDSKYVNGLRFTMTVLGGCVSVMGSRAMGYPSAGALGCVTVTFVAGTLWRKQQKGNENPSVTNRLDLLWKFLKPVSFSLIGKEINFSVLDGRTVLYGLIVIAVGCMFRLGASYYSTNGANLTTKERCYITICGFPKATVQAALGPIALDMARQLNAGPDILSLASNILVISVIAIIFTAPLGAILMIQLAPRWLKHEGDGGTDARHRDAEGASELDRIPAQSPDNIAIITVGDNRILTDSAHSNNGFDHGNSGR, from the exons ATGCTGAAACTTAAGGAACAAAAACTTGGCCTCAACAATGGCATCCACACATTAATCTATGCGATGACAACTTGCAACGATGTTGTGGCGATATTTACTTTTGGGGTAATTCTGGGTGTCATCTTTAATCCGG GGAAATTGTCGGATCAGATATTGCAAGGACCTGTTGGTATTATtgttggtgtggtttatggttACGTTTTTGGATTGATTTTAGTCTACTTTCCATCTAAGGATTCG AAATATGTAAATGGCCTGAGATTCACAATGACAGTGCTGGGAGGTTGTGTGTCTGTAATGGGCAGCCGAGCAATGGGATATCCTTCGGCTGGTGCCTTGGGTTGTGTTACAGTAACGTTTGTTGCTGGAACTCTTTGGAGGAAACAACAGAAAGGAAATGAAAAT ccAAGTGTTACAAATCGCTTGGATTTGTTATGGAAGTTCCTAAAACCAGTGTCATTCTCACTTATTGGCAAGGAAATAAATTTCTCTGTTTTGGATGGAAGGACGGTTTTGTATGGACTTATAGTTATTGCTGTCGGATGTATG ttcCGTTTAGGGGCATCATACTATTCAACTAATGGAGCTAATTTGACAACAAAAGAACGATGCTACATTACAATTTGTGGCTTTCCGAAAGCAACAGTACAA gcAGCCCTTGGTCCCATCGCTCTAGATATGGCCAGACAATTAAATGCGGGACCAGATATCCTTTCGTTAGCTAGCAATATCCTTGTGATTTCTGTAATCGCAATTATATTCACAGCACCACTAGGCGCTATCTTAATGATACAATTAGCCCCGCGCTGGCTTAAGCACGAGGGTGATGGAGGCACTGATGCTCGTCATCGTGATGCCGAAGGAGCATCTGAATTGGACAGAATACCCGCGCAATCACCAGATAACATCGCCATAATCACAGTTGGAGATAATAGAATACTGACGGATTCTGCCCATTCCAACAATGGTTTCGACCATGGCAACAGTGGCAGATAA